Proteins encoded by one window of Vidua chalybeata isolate OUT-0048 chromosome 15, bVidCha1 merged haplotype, whole genome shotgun sequence:
- the HRH2 gene encoding histamine H2 receptor isoform X2, whose product MRAGLLHPCSDTMDPCYNHTSSQKSMGFPLQVVVGFCLVILIMITLCGNIIVCLAVTLDRRLRSLTNCIIVSLAITDLLLGLLVLPFSAFYELTKEWPFGSVLCNIYTSLDVMLCTASILNLLMISLDRYFAVTTPLRYRQVVTPSRVAVGLAVIWTVSLMVSFLPIHLGWNTNGTAVQNTGPTCSKECTLAVNLVYGLVDGLLTFYIPLGIMCITYYRILKIARGQAKRINHTWGNTPMPPMVKEHKATVTLAVVLGAFIVCWFPYFTMFTYRGVWGDSGVKGTPMSIVLWLGYANSALNPILYGTLNRDFRVAYQHLLHCWRTGHARNSHLPPLQKAQPRGRQGQGRQEGKPLKLEVRNEKGTLLTDGALKSTGAFL is encoded by the coding sequence ATGAGAGCAGGACTTCTCCATCCTTGCAGTGACACCATGGATCCATGTTACAACCACACAAGCTCTCAAAAAAGCATGGGCTTCCCCCTGCAGGTGGTGGTCGGGTTCTGCCTCGTCATCCTTATCATGATCACTCTCTGTGGTAACATCATCGTCTGCCTGGCCGTCACCCTCGACCGCCGGCTCCGGAGCTTGACAAACTGCATCATCGTCTCCTTGGCCATCACAGATCTGTTGCTGGGGCTTCTGGTGCTGCCATTCTCTGCTTTCTACGAGCTCACCAAGGAGTGGCCCTTTGGCAGCGTTTTGTGCAACATCTACACCAGCCTGGACGTCATGCTGTGCACGGCCTCCATCCTCAACCTCCTCATGATCAGCCTGGACCGCTACTTTGCTGTCACCACCCCGCTCCGCTACCGCCAGGTGGTCACTCCCTCGCGGGTGGCCGTGGGTTTGGCTGTTATTTGGACCGTTTCACTGATGGTCTCCTTCCTACCCATCCACCTGGGCTGGAACACCAACGGGACAGCAGTGCAAAACACAGGCCCCACCTGCAGCAAGGAGTGCACGCTGGCAGTGAACCTTGTGTACGGCCTAGTGGACGGCTTGCTCACCTTCTACATCCCTCTGGGCATCATGTGCATCACCTACTACCGGATACTCAAGATAGCGAGGGGGCAAGCCAAGAGGATAAACCACACGTGGGGCAACACGCCCATGCCACCCATGGTGAAAGAGCACAAAGCCACCGTGACGCTGGCAGTGGTGCTGGGAGCGTTCATCGTGTGCTGGTTCCCCTATTTCACCATGTTCACCTACCggggggtgtggggggacagcggggtcaaAGGCACACCCATGTCCATTGTCCTCTGGCTGGGCTATGCCAACTCAGCCCTGAACCCCATCCTCTACGGGACACTCAACAGGGATTTCCGAGTGGCATACCAGCACTTGCTGCACTGCTGGAGGACGGGACACGCCAGGAACTCCCACCTGCCTCCCCTGCAGaaggcccagcccaggggcaggcagggccagggcaggcaggagggtaAACCCTTGAAACTGGAGGTGAGGAACGAGAAGGGGACACTGCTCACTGATGGAGCCCTCAAGAG